AGAACAGTAATGTTTTCACAGGGAATTTTTATAATATAAATGTATTTATGATGATAATTGGGGGTATAGCAGTTATAATTGATATATATCTTATATATATAATATGCAGTGGTATATATGATTCTTCAAGAGAAAGAAATTTAGAGTCACTTATGATAAATTCAGAGGATGCATGGAAATTTTATTTGGGTATTTCTTTAATATTTTTATTGTGCTTACCTTTTTCTATGAATTTACCTGTAAACTATAATATGGCTATAATTATTATTTCCATAATAAAAGGAATAGCAGCTATTTGCATTATAGTTATCCTAAGAAAGTGCAGGATGTATCTTGGTACATAGGATATATGTATATTTATCACATTGTGCAATAAAGCTACAGCATGAAGCAATGAAACTATCAAAAAGAAAAAAATCAAAAGAAGAGAAAGAAAAAGAAGAAAAGAGAAAATTTTTATTAAGGCAAAAGAAAAAATTAATGAGGCATAAGGGACACTAATTGAATAATATGTGTACTTTTCAGCTATCCTGTTGGAAGTTTAAAGCGTTAATGTTATAATAAACTAAAATATTTAAAGAAGGGTGAGTATGCATTGGATTCTAACTTAATGAGTATGATTCAATTTATGTTTTTTATAATATGTTTTACTGGCATATTCTCCTATGTAGTATACAATTATAATAAGTTTAAACATAAATTTCAGAAAAGTATTATAAAGAAAATTTTACTTCAATGGATTGATTTTGCAAAAACACTGCCACCTGAACAGTATATTATTTATCAAAAATATGGAATATGGCGATACGTGGAACGATTAAAAATGAAAATGATGTTTTAGAGATAAATATTATAATTTCTAAGGAGAGATATAATGAACATCATTTTTAATTTTTTAAGTAACCTATTAAGTAATATTTTCAATTTTACTGGAGATTGG
This genomic window from Clostridium pasteurianum DSM 525 = ATCC 6013 contains:
- a CDS encoding DUF2992 family protein translates to MVHRIYVYLSHCAIKLQHEAMKLSKRKKSKEEKEKEEKRKFLLRQKKKLMRHKGH